The Zymobacter palmae DNA window ACCGCCCAGCCCCCACAGGTACAGGCGTATCCAGCCGAGTCGCCGAGTGATGGGGGTGTAATCGAGCGCGGTGGTGATGCGGAACGTGTGGTGGGCATGGTGGAACGTGCCCTGCCAGACCAGCAGTTTCTGATCATTGGGGCCGGCTACCAGCTGATAGCGACGATGGTTACTCAGGTCGGGTGCCGGAAAGTCCCATAACGAGCGGGAGCGCATAGGCGCATCGTTGTCCATCTGGATGGTGTAGTACATCCCTGAGTAGACACGTTGGTAGGCGAAAGCATCGCCTGAGAACTCATCATCGTTAAAATTGGGAGCACTACCGAGTGTCGCCGACATAATGCCTTCGGCTTCGGTTTGTAGGCGGTCATACAGATAGGTTCGGACAGCGTAGTCGAACAGCATCATGCTGCCCTGTGCCAGCAGCAGCATAATCGTCAATGCCGTCAATAGTAGCCCGATGGTCAGGCGACGTGTCAGCGAGATCACGAGGCAGAGCTGTTGCCACCGAAGCGGTAGCCCTGTCCACGCTGAGTCAGGATGATGCCGCGTCCCAGCTTCTGGCGGATATGGTTGATGTGCACTTCCACCACGTTGGGGTTGCGCTCGTGCTCGCTGTCATACAGATGGTCGAGCAGCTGTTCTTTAGGGATGACGTGATCCGGGTGCAGCATCATGTAGCGCAAAATGGCGAACTCGGCACGGGTCAGTTTGATGGGGGCGTCGGTCTCGCTCTCGGTCAGCGTGGCCTGCTGGCCCGCTTCGTCGAGCACAACACCATTGACAGCCAGTTTAGGCGTCGGGCGCTGGCCGTGGCGGCGGCGCACCAGTGCCTGCAGGCGCAGCAGCAGCTCGTCGGGATGGAACGGTTTGGGCAGGTAATCATCGGCCCCCGCGCGCAGCCCGGTGATACGTTCGCTCCAGCTGGAACGAGCGGTCAGAACGAGGATCGGTGTATCGAGGCCCGCTTC harbors:
- a CDS encoding response regulator transcription factor, whose product is MRVLLVEDNVPLADELNALFTQAGYAVDWCTDGRDAATMATELPFDAIILDLGLPGRPGLQLLEEWREAGLDTPILVLTARSSWSERITGLRAGADDYLPKPFHPDELLLRLQALVRRRHGQRPTPKLAVNGVVLDEAGQQATLTESETDAPIKLTRAEFAILRYMMLHPDHVIPKEQLLDHLYDSEHERNPNVVEVHINHIRQKLGRGIILTQRGQGYRFGGNSSAS